In Sulfurisphaera javensis, a single genomic region encodes these proteins:
- a CDS encoding chorismate mutase, translated as MSSEIEELRKEIENIDKQLIELLSKRLKIAAKIGEIKSKVGRDITDEKREQKVREYWYTYARNTGIPDSLVDNILPILFSYSKMVQINPGKKKNITIIGYGGMARSLASLFSLVGHNVVITGRNKEKAERLASEFRFVYMDLDSALNWGEYIILALSPSSMDYIIKISPKFSNKVVMDIFSSKNEVFSQLEKLSEIYSFNYISTHPLFGPLLYPVGERIVLIPSKSTKNLEEIITFWRECGLNTTVSSVEEHEKAMAIVQVLAHFYILGLDRSVEILKKEFKIENLSDFFTTNFREINKIIEKVNNILPVILEIQKSNPYAYKVREIGVNELQKIRKELGE; from the coding sequence ATGAGCTCTGAGATTGAGGAGCTCAGAAAAGAGATAGAAAATATAGACAAGCAACTTATAGAGCTTCTATCTAAAAGGCTTAAGATAGCTGCAAAAATTGGAGAGATCAAGAGCAAGGTTGGTAGGGACATCACTGATGAGAAGAGAGAGCAAAAAGTACGAGAATATTGGTATACTTATGCCAGGAATACAGGGATTCCAGATTCTTTAGTCGATAATATTTTACCTATTTTGTTTTCTTATTCTAAAATGGTTCAAATTAATCCCGGTAAAAAGAAGAACATTACAATTATTGGATATGGCGGGATGGCTAGATCACTTGCTTCCTTGTTTTCTCTAGTAGGGCATAACGTTGTCATAACTGGAAGGAATAAAGAAAAAGCTGAAAGATTAGCTTCTGAATTTAGATTTGTTTATATGGATTTAGACTCGGCCTTAAATTGGGGAGAATATATAATTTTAGCTCTTTCTCCTTCCTCTATGGATTACATTATTAAAATTTCACCTAAATTTTCAAATAAAGTTGTTATGGACATTTTTTCTTCAAAAAATGAAGTTTTTAGTCAATTAGAAAAATTATCTGAAATTTACTCTTTTAATTATATTTCTACTCATCCATTATTTGGTCCTCTTCTATATCCAGTAGGAGAGAGAATAGTTCTCATTCCTTCTAAATCAACTAAAAACTTAGAAGAAATAATAACATTTTGGAGAGAATGTGGGCTTAATACAACTGTATCAAGTGTAGAAGAACATGAAAAGGCTATGGCTATAGTTCAAGTTTTAGCTCATTTTTATATTTTGGGACTAGATAGAAGTGTTGAGATACTAAAGAAGGAGTTTAAGATAGAGAACTTGTCAGATTTTTTTACAACTAATTTTAGGGAAATAAATAAGATAATAGAAAAAGTAAACAACATTCTTCCAGTTATATTAGAGATACAAAAATCTAACCCCTATGCTTATAAAGTTAGAGAGATAGGAGTAAACGAGTTACAAAAAATAAGGAAAGAATTGGGTGAATAA
- the aroF gene encoding 3-deoxy-7-phosphoheptulonate synthase — MLFILKEKADYSTLKEKLQNSSASYKFLDLYGKKVVVAWPDEYVLNITDPSIEISVKPKKPYQLVSNEWKKDPTKVKVKDVEIGDNKVIVAAGPCAVEDEEQVITVAKAVKRAGASILRGGAYKPRTSPYSFQGLGEKGLQILKRASEETGLPVVSEIMDTRDTEIFKKYVDMMQIGARNAQNFDLLKEVGKAGLPVLLKRGMANTVEEWLLTAEYILLEGNGNVVLCERGIRTFEKATRFTIDIGGMVAAKLQTHLPICADPSHPAGKRELVHSLALAAVAAGADMLLIEVHPHPEKALSDSEQQLTPESFEVLMNRIKALANAIGRTA, encoded by the coding sequence ATGTTATTCATTTTGAAAGAAAAAGCAGACTACTCTACTTTAAAAGAAAAACTTCAAAATTCTTCTGCTTCGTATAAGTTTTTAGACTTATATGGAAAGAAAGTAGTAGTAGCGTGGCCAGACGAATATGTTTTGAATATTACAGATCCAAGTATAGAGATATCTGTAAAACCTAAGAAACCTTATCAGTTGGTAAGTAATGAGTGGAAAAAAGACCCTACTAAAGTTAAAGTAAAGGATGTTGAAATTGGAGATAATAAAGTAATAGTGGCTGCCGGTCCATGTGCAGTTGAAGATGAAGAACAAGTAATAACTGTTGCAAAAGCTGTAAAAAGAGCTGGTGCATCTATTTTAAGAGGAGGAGCTTATAAACCTAGAACTAGTCCTTATTCTTTCCAAGGACTAGGAGAAAAAGGTCTTCAGATTTTGAAAAGAGCTTCAGAAGAAACAGGTTTGCCTGTTGTCTCAGAAATAATGGACACTAGAGATACTGAAATATTTAAGAAGTACGTAGATATGATGCAAATTGGAGCTAGGAATGCCCAAAATTTTGATCTATTGAAAGAAGTAGGAAAAGCTGGACTACCAGTATTATTAAAGAGAGGAATGGCTAATACTGTTGAAGAATGGCTACTTACCGCAGAATACATTTTATTGGAAGGAAATGGAAACGTAGTTTTGTGTGAAAGGGGAATAAGGACTTTTGAGAAGGCAACTAGATTCACAATAGATATAGGTGGAATGGTTGCGGCTAAACTACAAACTCATTTGCCAATATGTGCTGATCCTAGTCACCCTGCAGGGAAAAGAGAGTTAGTTCACTCCTTAGCTTTAGCTGCTGTAGCTGCTGGTGCTGATATGCTATTAATTGAAGTCCATCCTCATCCAGAAAAAGCTTTAAGTGATTCAGAACAGCAATTAACTCCCGAATCTTTTGAAGTATTAATGAATAGAATTAAAGCTTTGGCTAATGCAATAGGTAGAACAGCATGA